A genomic window from Chitinophaga pollutisoli includes:
- a CDS encoding AsmA-like C-terminal region-containing protein, which translates to MKLKKILKRVGIGLLVLIAILIAIPYLFKSQIMSKVKAELNKSLNAKVDFKDVDISLFRRFPRLAVALEELQVTGVQHFEGDTLLAVRRLDMAVDLLSAIKGDKINVHNVSLQAPRIYAVVDEEGRPNWDIVKPDTATTAGPTDTSSSDFAFSLQQYNIENAVIKYDDHQGHMHLAIAGLNHKGKGDFTQDNFTLSTSTTAAALSFAQGFIPYLLDTKVEILADVQIDNKAGKYTFKTDNIAINNLRLSTEGFFQLLNDSAYNMDIRFQAPSTDFKDILSLVPAVYSQDFASIKTSGAATLNGFVKGIYDGDKMPAYEVHLGIKNGFFQYPDLPKPVKNIQLAVNVTNPDGVPDHTIVDVPQAHLEMDDSPVDFRLMIKTPVSDLYLDAAAKGRLDLAKVAQVVKFEKGTQLSGILDADLQARGYMSAIEKEQYETFHAAGKISVADLAYKSKDYPDGVNVNSMLMSFNPKNVTVSDFKGHYLGTNFSANGEVNNFLAYVFRNDALNGRLSMEADQINLNKWMATGETTSPAQADTLAAVPFAVPNNLDFILQAKSGKVIYDKLDLNNLNGTLYVRDEAVIMKDIKANALQGSMKIDGSYSTKNDKNNPDILISYDVKELDVQETFKTFNTVQKLMPIGQFLSGKMSSQLTMTGKLGKDMSPVLNTLTGDGNLLLIQGFLKKFAPMDQLANQLNVSALKDISIRDIKNYFAFQNGRMTVNPFRVKMNNFNMLIGGSHGFDQTMDYTMQLALPRALLGQQGNSLVNNLVKQANNKGIPVNVSDTVYLNVLLGGNIMKPSVKTDLKEAAGKAAENLKDQATAMVKSKADSAQKTIKDSLNHVKNEAVNAAKDELKKQLLGGKDSTGSGGGLQGAGKAAEKTLNNTLKGLIKRKNTAADSTKN; encoded by the coding sequence ATGAAACTCAAGAAGATACTGAAACGTGTCGGCATCGGGCTGCTCGTGCTTATTGCGATCCTGATCGCCATCCCGTATCTGTTCAAAAGCCAGATCATGTCGAAGGTCAAGGCTGAGCTGAACAAAAGCCTCAACGCCAAAGTGGATTTCAAAGACGTGGATATCAGCCTCTTCCGCCGGTTCCCGCGCCTGGCCGTGGCACTGGAAGAGCTCCAGGTCACCGGCGTGCAGCACTTTGAAGGCGATACCCTGCTGGCCGTGCGCCGGCTCGATATGGCGGTGGATCTCCTGTCAGCCATCAAAGGCGACAAGATCAACGTCCACAACGTTTCCCTGCAAGCGCCACGCATCTATGCCGTGGTGGATGAGGAAGGCCGCCCGAACTGGGACATCGTGAAACCCGACACCGCCACTACCGCCGGCCCCACAGATACCAGCAGCAGCGATTTCGCCTTCAGCCTGCAACAGTACAACATAGAGAATGCCGTCATCAAATACGATGACCACCAGGGCCATATGCACCTGGCCATCGCCGGGCTCAACCACAAAGGGAAAGGCGATTTCACGCAAGACAACTTTACCCTGTCGACCAGCACCACCGCCGCCGCGCTCAGCTTCGCGCAGGGCTTCATCCCCTACCTCCTCGACACCAAAGTGGAGATCCTCGCAGATGTGCAGATCGACAACAAAGCCGGCAAATACACCTTCAAGACCGATAACATCGCCATCAATAACCTGCGGCTCAGTACAGAAGGGTTCTTTCAGCTGCTGAACGACAGCGCGTACAACATGGATATCCGCTTCCAGGCGCCCAGTACGGATTTCAAAGACATCCTCTCGCTGGTGCCCGCCGTTTACAGCCAGGATTTCGCCAGCATCAAAACTTCCGGCGCCGCCACCCTCAACGGTTTCGTGAAAGGCATCTACGACGGCGACAAGATGCCCGCCTACGAAGTGCACCTCGGCATCAAAAACGGCTTCTTCCAATACCCCGATCTGCCTAAACCGGTGAAAAATATCCAGCTGGCGGTGAATGTCACCAACCCCGACGGCGTGCCCGACCATACCATCGTGGATGTGCCGCAGGCGCACCTGGAGATGGACGACAGCCCCGTGGATTTCCGCCTCATGATCAAAACGCCCGTTTCCGACCTCTACCTCGACGCCGCCGCCAAAGGCCGCCTCGACCTCGCCAAAGTGGCCCAGGTCGTGAAATTCGAGAAAGGCACCCAACTCTCCGGTATCCTCGATGCAGATCTGCAGGCCCGCGGCTACATGAGCGCCATCGAAAAGGAACAATACGAAACCTTCCACGCAGCGGGCAAAATATCCGTGGCTGATCTCGCATATAAAAGCAAAGACTACCCGGATGGGGTGAACGTGAACTCCATGCTCATGTCTTTCAACCCGAAAAACGTCACCGTTTCCGATTTCAAAGGGCATTATCTCGGCACGAACTTCAGCGCCAACGGCGAGGTGAATAATTTCCTCGCGTATGTCTTCCGCAACGATGCGTTGAATGGGCGCCTTTCCATGGAAGCCGACCAAATCAACCTGAATAAATGGATGGCCACCGGCGAAACTACGTCTCCGGCGCAAGCAGACACATTGGCCGCCGTACCGTTCGCCGTTCCCAACAATCTCGATTTTATCCTCCAGGCAAAATCAGGGAAAGTAATTTATGACAAACTCGATCTCAACAACCTCAACGGCACGCTCTACGTGCGCGACGAAGCCGTGATCATGAAAGACATAAAAGCCAACGCGCTCCAGGGTTCCATGAAAATAGACGGTTCCTATTCCACCAAAAACGACAAGAACAATCCAGATATCCTCATCTCCTACGACGTAAAAGAGCTGGATGTGCAGGAAACGTTCAAAACGTTCAATACCGTGCAGAAACTTATGCCCATCGGGCAGTTCCTCAGCGGAAAAATGAGCAGCCAGCTTACGATGACCGGCAAACTGGGCAAGGATATGTCACCTGTGCTAAATACCCTTACCGGCGACGGCAACCTGTTGCTGATACAGGGTTTCCTGAAGAAGTTCGCACCGATGGACCAGCTGGCCAACCAGCTGAACGTTTCCGCGCTGAAAGACATTTCCATCCGCGATATCAAAAACTATTTCGCCTTCCAGAACGGCAGGATGACCGTGAATCCCTTCCGCGTGAAGATGAACAACTTCAACATGCTCATCGGCGGTTCCCACGGTTTCGACCAAACGATGGATTACACCATGCAGCTCGCACTGCCCCGCGCATTGCTAGGCCAGCAGGGCAACAGCCTCGTGAACAATCTCGTGAAGCAAGCCAACAACAAAGGCATCCCCGTAAACGTGAGCGATACCGTGTATCTCAACGTATTACTGGGTGGCAATATCATGAAGCCTTCCGTGAAAACCGATCTGAAAGAAGCGGCCGGCAAGGCGGCGGAAAACCTGAAAGACCAGGCCACGGCCATGGTAAAAAGCAAAGCGGATTCCGCGCAAAAAACAATTAAAGATTCACTGAACCATGTGAAGAACGAAGCCGTGAACGCAGCGAAAGATGAACTGAAAAAGCAATTGCTCGGCGGGAAAGATTCCACCGGTTCCGGCGGCGGGCTGCAGGGCGCAGGCAAGGCGGCGGAAAAAACGTTGAACAATACCCTGAAAGGACTGATTAAACGCAAAAACACCGCAGCCGATTCAACAAAGAACTGA
- a CDS encoding SdpI family protein, whose translation MDSILQTPFCNASLLAGLLFLFMGHMIRRFPPRSMKAWYGYRTFSSTINQDTWDEGNRYAAYISRWLGWILVPFGLLMGWIFSRQSDLLLYLTITPVIVGALLLTGITEWHLLQLFDEDGAPRKKNGGNEKPAV comes from the coding sequence ATGGACAGCATTTTACAAACCCCCTTCTGTAATGCCAGCTTGCTGGCCGGACTGCTGTTCCTGTTCATGGGCCACATGATCCGGCGATTTCCTCCACGCAGTATGAAAGCCTGGTACGGTTACCGTACTTTTTCCTCCACCATCAACCAGGACACCTGGGACGAAGGCAACCGCTACGCCGCGTATATCTCGCGGTGGCTCGGCTGGATACTGGTGCCGTTCGGGTTGTTGATGGGATGGATCTTTTCGCGGCAATCGGATTTGCTGCTCTATCTCACGATCACACCCGTGATCGTGGGTGCGCTGTTGCTGACGGGGATCACGGAATGGCACTTGTTGCAGCTATTTGATGAAGACGGCGCTCCCCGCAAAAAAAACGGCGGGAATGAGAAGCCCGCCGTGTAG
- a CDS encoding phosphodiester glycosidase family protein: MTRLLLFLTMLPAATMAQLRWQPSNAHNEGLPEGARVYQTTDPVSGRPFRAYYLEIAPGAKDLRLSVEAFPGKRFTPAQYDSIIGPGALAIMNTTFFSFKDNSNLNIVVKQGKVFAVNPQPAPDASPKRYVTRGAFGIDRKGRPDIAWVYNVGKKRAPYAYSAPVEKVEPTKSAPAGAHRWKMREAVGGGPVLVQNGQPHITWEQEGMGKSIAALHPRSAVGYRPDGTILLMVIEGRNKGVAEGANFEEMAKIFTDLGCVEALNLDGGGSSALYVNDQNTIRPSDPAGQRPVPAVLVLSKK, encoded by the coding sequence ATGACACGATTGTTGCTTTTCCTGACCATGCTCCCTGCCGCCACGATGGCGCAATTGCGCTGGCAGCCCTCTAATGCGCATAACGAAGGCCTCCCCGAGGGCGCCCGCGTTTACCAGACCACCGATCCCGTATCCGGCCGGCCCTTCAGGGCGTACTACCTCGAAATTGCCCCCGGCGCCAAAGACCTCCGCCTTTCCGTGGAAGCCTTCCCCGGCAAACGGTTTACGCCCGCCCAGTACGATAGCATCATCGGGCCAGGCGCCCTGGCGATCATGAACACCACTTTCTTCTCCTTCAAAGACAACAGCAACCTTAACATCGTTGTGAAGCAGGGGAAAGTATTCGCCGTAAACCCCCAACCCGCACCCGACGCTTCGCCGAAGCGCTACGTCACCCGCGGCGCATTCGGTATCGACCGGAAAGGCCGGCCGGATATTGCCTGGGTGTACAACGTCGGGAAGAAGCGCGCGCCCTATGCTTACAGCGCGCCGGTAGAAAAAGTGGAACCCACGAAAAGCGCGCCCGCAGGCGCCCATCGATGGAAGATGCGGGAAGCGGTAGGCGGCGGACCCGTGCTCGTGCAGAACGGGCAGCCGCACATCACCTGGGAACAGGAAGGAATGGGAAAAAGCATCGCCGCGCTGCACCCGCGCTCTGCGGTAGGCTACAGGCCTGATGGCACCATTCTGCTCATGGTGATTGAAGGGCGAAATAAAGGCGTGGCGGAAGGCGCCAATTTCGAAGAAATGGCGAAGATATTCACCGACCTCGGCTGCGTGGAAGCCCTCAACCTCGACGGCGGCGGCTCTTCGGCGCTTTACGTCAATGATCAGAATACCATCAGGCCATCAGACCCCGCGGGCCAACGGCCAGTGCCGGCGGTACTGGTGCTCAGTAAAAAATAA
- the lipA gene encoding lipoyl synthase has protein sequence MQELPVIAAEPAAPRVKKPDWLRVKLPIGENYRQVRNLVDTHKLHTICESGNCPNMGECWGAGTATFMILGNVCTRSCGFCAVATGRPEPVDWDEPQRVAEAIYLMKVKHAVITSVDRDELKDGGSIIWSNTIKAVRALNPETTMETLIPDFRGIWENLDRIIEAAPEVVSHNLETVERLTKQVRIQAKYHRSLEVIRRLKQGGMRTKSGIMLGLGETKEEVVQAMHDLYDNGCDVVTLGQYLQPTPKHLPVVRFVHPDEFAELREIGYGLGLDYVEAGPLVRSSYHAEKHIFSGRK, from the coding sequence ATGCAAGAATTACCCGTAATCGCCGCCGAACCGGCAGCGCCCAGAGTGAAAAAGCCCGACTGGCTGCGTGTAAAGCTGCCGATCGGAGAGAACTACAGGCAGGTCAGGAACCTCGTAGACACCCATAAACTTCATACCATCTGCGAAAGCGGAAACTGTCCCAATATGGGAGAGTGCTGGGGTGCCGGCACCGCCACTTTCATGATTCTCGGCAACGTTTGCACCCGCTCCTGCGGATTTTGCGCCGTTGCCACCGGCCGGCCGGAACCAGTGGATTGGGACGAACCCCAGCGCGTGGCCGAAGCCATCTACCTCATGAAAGTGAAACATGCGGTGATCACCTCCGTTGACCGCGACGAACTGAAAGACGGCGGCTCCATCATCTGGTCCAATACCATCAAAGCCGTTCGCGCCCTCAACCCGGAAACCACCATGGAAACCCTCATCCCCGACTTCCGGGGCATCTGGGAAAACCTGGACAGGATCATCGAAGCCGCCCCCGAAGTGGTATCCCATAACCTGGAAACCGTGGAGCGCCTCACCAAGCAGGTCCGCATCCAGGCCAAATACCACCGTAGCCTGGAAGTCATCCGTCGGCTCAAACAAGGCGGCATGCGCACCAAATCCGGTATCATGCTCGGCCTCGGCGAAACGAAGGAAGAAGTGGTACAAGCCATGCACGACCTCTACGACAACGGTTGCGACGTCGTTACCCTCGGCCAATACCTCCAGCCTACTCCCAAACACCTCCCGGTGGTACGCTTTGTACACCCCGATGAGTTTGCGGAACTCCGCGAGATCGGATATGGCCTCGGCCTCGACTATGTAGAAGCCGGCCCGCTCGTCCGCTCCTCTTACCACGCTGAAAAACACATCTTCAGCGGAAGAAAGTAA
- a CDS encoding OsmC family protein encodes MQMAAILYNGELRTTATHVRSGSVIETDAPVDNNGKGERFSPTDLVASSLGSCMLTIMGIKARDKGWNIDGTKVSIEKIMGTEPRRITGVKVVFDMPASAGLDDTARKILENAALTCPVAKSLHPDINQDVTFNW; translated from the coding sequence ATGCAAATGGCAGCCATCCTTTACAACGGCGAACTCAGAACTACCGCTACCCACGTCCGCTCCGGCTCGGTGATCGAAACGGACGCACCGGTAGACAACAACGGCAAAGGCGAACGGTTTTCTCCCACCGACCTGGTGGCTTCCTCCCTCGGCTCCTGCATGCTCACCATCATGGGCATCAAAGCCCGCGACAAGGGCTGGAATATCGACGGCACGAAAGTCAGCATCGAAAAAATCATGGGCACCGAGCCCCGCAGGATCACCGGCGTGAAAGTTGTTTTCGATATGCCCGCATCCGCCGGGCTTGACGACACCGCCCGCAAAATCCTCGAAAACGCGGCGCTTACCTGCCCCGTGGCCAAAAGCCTCCATCCCGACATTAACCAGGACGTGACCTTCAACTGGTAA
- a CDS encoding DUF2851 family protein, whose amino-acid sequence MKPFVDPLCPESLLQFIWLSGRFNMEGLATVSGEPLEIIHPGQLNRHAGPDFSAAQIRIGPLLWAGNVEVHYRSSDWRRHGHQYNPLYDRVILHVVFEHDGPEIGIPVLELQPRIPKFLLRRYRALMDSADELPCSRLLARVPDGLWEQWQTRLTAQRMERKAAVFTGWLQQTRANWEEVCLRAVASCFGMPVNTEAFRTLIAATPFSVMARQRHSLFGLEALLFGQAGLLPEHPADDYPRRLLDEYRFLRRKYQLMPMAPHDWHWLRMRPSSFPTMRVACLAALLHKEPHLFSAMLDRPGARELAALFTAAPSGYWDNHYRFDVPSVRTAAMGRQSVQALLVNAVGPLLHAYGAWLRNGALQERGMALWRALEPEDNRIMRGWRKEAVIARSAAGSQGLTELRQQYCDEKKCLECRVGKELLGFEGGVNGRVGEAAWQGWDGEGEEDDW is encoded by the coding sequence ATGAAACCGTTTGTTGACCCGCTCTGCCCGGAATCCCTCCTGCAGTTCATCTGGCTTTCCGGCAGGTTCAATATGGAAGGCCTGGCTACTGTTTCCGGCGAGCCCCTGGAAATTATTCACCCCGGCCAGCTCAACCGTCACGCCGGCCCCGATTTTTCCGCCGCGCAGATCCGCATCGGCCCCCTGCTCTGGGCGGGCAACGTGGAAGTGCATTACCGCAGCTCCGACTGGCGGCGCCACGGTCATCAGTACAACCCGCTGTACGACCGGGTTATCCTCCACGTGGTGTTCGAGCACGACGGCCCCGAAATCGGCATTCCCGTCCTGGAGCTGCAGCCGCGCATTCCCAAATTCCTCCTCCGGCGCTACCGCGCGCTGATGGACAGCGCCGACGAGCTGCCCTGTTCCCGCCTGTTGGCCCGCGTGCCCGACGGCTTGTGGGAGCAATGGCAGACCCGGCTCACCGCGCAGCGGATGGAGCGCAAAGCCGCGGTTTTCACCGGGTGGCTGCAGCAAACGCGCGCGAATTGGGAAGAAGTGTGCCTCCGCGCTGTGGCGTCCTGCTTCGGCATGCCGGTCAATACCGAAGCTTTCCGTACCCTCATCGCCGCCACGCCCTTCAGCGTCATGGCCCGCCAGCGCCATAGCCTCTTCGGGCTCGAAGCCCTGCTTTTCGGCCAGGCGGGGCTGCTGCCGGAGCATCCGGCCGACGATTATCCCCGCCGGCTGCTCGATGAGTACCGTTTCCTGCGGCGTAAATACCAGCTGATGCCCATGGCCCCGCACGATTGGCACTGGCTACGCATGCGGCCTTCCTCGTTCCCGACCATGCGCGTCGCATGCCTGGCGGCCCTCCTGCACAAGGAGCCCCATTTGTTTTCCGCCATGCTCGACCGCCCCGGCGCCCGGGAGCTCGCGGCCCTTTTCACCGCGGCGCCCTCCGGGTATTGGGATAACCACTACCGGTTCGACGTACCGTCCGTCCGCACGGCGGCCATGGGCAGGCAGTCCGTGCAGGCGCTGCTGGTCAATGCCGTGGGGCCATTGCTCCATGCTTATGGCGCCTGGCTGCGCAACGGAGCGCTGCAGGAGCGGGGGATGGCATTGTGGCGGGCCCTGGAACCGGAAGATAACCGCATCATGCGGGGATGGCGGAAGGAAGCCGTGATCGCCCGTTCGGCCGCGGGATCGCAGGGGCTCACGGAGCTGCGGCAGCAGTATTGCGACGAGAAAAAGTGCCTGGAATGCCGGGTGGGGAAGGAGCTGTTGGGGTTCGAAGGCGGTGTGAACGGCCGCGTGGGAGAAGCCGCCTGGCAGGGATGGGATGGCGAGGGGGAGGAAGATGATTGGTGA
- a CDS encoding homoserine dehydrogenase, producing MEQKTINLGIFGFGCVGQGLYEVLNRTKGINARIKKICIKDPNKPRPIDMSYFTTDANEILNDPTIDVVVELINETEAAFEIVSTALRNGKAVVSASKRMIAENLPALYQLQVENKVPFLYEASSCASIPIIRNLEEYYDNDLLNAVEGICNGSTNYILTKIFEEHLSFETALQQAQDLGFAETDPTLDVEGYDPKFKIVILLLHAFGTFVKPEEVFNFGINHLNDFDINFARQRNCTIKLIANCRRQNGSVNAYVLPHLIREHNLLYDVYNEYNGVLLESAFTDKQFFVGKGAGGTATGSAVLSDISALLYNYRYEYKKIKQQNQPSFTNDVQLKVYLRFKSPDQVDLASFYNISEKYESPECRYVVGTINLQKLKEAKWLKNKDVNLLVLEN from the coding sequence ATGGAACAGAAGACTATCAATCTCGGCATTTTCGGCTTCGGCTGCGTAGGCCAGGGCCTGTATGAAGTGCTGAACAGAACAAAAGGCATCAACGCCCGGATCAAGAAAATCTGCATCAAAGACCCGAACAAGCCGCGCCCGATCGACATGAGCTATTTCACGACGGATGCCAACGAAATACTCAACGATCCCACCATCGACGTGGTAGTGGAACTGATCAACGAAACCGAAGCCGCCTTCGAGATCGTGAGCACCGCCCTCCGCAACGGCAAAGCCGTAGTGAGCGCCTCCAAGCGCATGATCGCCGAAAATCTCCCCGCCCTTTACCAGCTGCAGGTGGAGAATAAAGTGCCCTTCCTCTACGAAGCTTCCAGCTGCGCCAGCATTCCCATCATCCGCAACCTGGAAGAGTACTACGACAACGACCTGCTCAACGCCGTGGAAGGCATCTGCAACGGTTCCACCAACTACATCCTCACCAAAATCTTCGAAGAGCACCTGAGCTTCGAAACCGCGCTCCAGCAAGCGCAGGACCTGGGCTTCGCCGAAACCGATCCCACCCTGGACGTAGAAGGTTACGACCCGAAATTCAAAATCGTTATCCTCCTGCTGCACGCCTTCGGCACTTTCGTGAAACCGGAAGAAGTGTTCAACTTCGGCATCAACCACCTGAACGATTTTGATATCAACTTCGCCCGCCAGCGCAATTGCACCATCAAACTGATCGCCAATTGCCGCCGCCAGAACGGCAGCGTAAACGCATACGTACTCCCCCACCTCATCCGCGAGCACAACCTGCTGTATGATGTGTACAACGAATACAACGGCGTATTGCTGGAATCGGCCTTCACCGACAAGCAATTCTTCGTAGGCAAAGGCGCGGGTGGTACCGCCACCGGTTCCGCCGTATTGAGCGACATCTCCGCCCTGCTGTACAACTACCGCTACGAATACAAGAAGATCAAACAGCAAAACCAACCCTCGTTCACCAACGACGTGCAGCTGAAAGTTTACCTTCGCTTCAAAAGCCCCGACCAGGTAGACCTCGCCTCCTTCTACAACATCTCGGAGAAATACGAATCGCCGGAATGCCGTTACGTAGTAGGCACCATCAACCTGCAGAAACTGAAAGAAGCCAAATGGCTGAAGAACAAAGACGTGAACCTGCTGGTGCTGGAAAATTAA
- a CDS encoding Maf family protein — protein MYSRKPVILASQSPRRAQLLEQAGIPFEVKVSQADESWPEGMPVPEVPEHIARQKAKAVQAFYGASDIIIAADTIVVLDGDVIGKPTDRDDALRILGRLSGRVHTVITGVVIVRNGEEQAFSQTTEVHFKPLTEEQIAYYVDHYKPYDKAGAYAIQEWIGAVGIAGINGDFYNVMGLPVSQVAERLAKM, from the coding sequence ATGTATTCCCGCAAGCCCGTAATATTGGCGAGTCAAAGCCCCCGCCGCGCGCAGCTCCTGGAGCAGGCCGGCATCCCCTTCGAAGTGAAAGTAAGCCAGGCCGACGAATCGTGGCCCGAAGGCATGCCGGTGCCCGAAGTGCCGGAGCACATCGCCCGGCAGAAGGCGAAAGCCGTACAGGCGTTTTACGGCGCCAGCGATATCATTATCGCCGCGGATACCATCGTGGTGCTGGATGGCGACGTGATCGGCAAGCCCACTGACCGCGACGATGCCCTGCGCATCCTCGGGCGCCTCAGCGGCCGGGTGCACACGGTGATCACGGGTGTGGTGATCGTCAGGAACGGGGAGGAGCAGGCGTTTTCACAAACCACCGAAGTGCATTTCAAACCGCTGACCGAAGAGCAGATCGCCTATTACGTTGATCATTACAAACCTTACGATAAAGCGGGCGCGTACGCCATCCAGGAATGGATCGGGGCGGTGGGGATCGCCGGTATAAATGGGGATTTTTACAATGTGATGGGCCTGCCGGTGAGCCAGGTGGCGGAAAGACTGGCGAAGATGTAA
- a CDS encoding geranylgeranylglycerol-phosphate geranylgeranyltransferase encodes MTLIAAFFRMIRYPNLIYIALTQLLLQFCVVAPVLQKSGLEPSLSWAHFVLLCLSTLMVAAGGYIINDYFDINIDLVNKPEKMVVEKIINRRWAMAWHTMLNMAGVSLGFLVAFKIGQFYLGFIQVICTMLLWFYSTSFKRQVIIGNVVISLLTALSVVVVGFYEKQIYESFEAILSPAGRKLIQIIGIYALFAFLLSMIREIVKDMEDMIGDSKDGCRTLPIVWGVKKTKHFTMGLIVALEVLLLVLMVVTFLREWYAAVAYVGLFVVFPLAWFIQRPLAKAYQPEHYHSISTWIKIVMLTGILSMVFFKIM; translated from the coding sequence ATGACCCTCATCGCCGCTTTTTTCAGGATGATCCGGTATCCTAACCTGATCTACATTGCCCTCACGCAATTGCTGTTGCAGTTCTGCGTGGTGGCGCCCGTGTTGCAGAAGAGCGGGCTGGAGCCCTCCCTTTCCTGGGCGCATTTCGTGCTGCTGTGCCTTTCCACCCTCATGGTGGCGGCGGGCGGGTATATTATCAACGATTATTTCGACATCAATATTGACCTGGTCAACAAGCCGGAAAAAATGGTCGTGGAAAAGATCATCAACCGGCGCTGGGCCATGGCCTGGCATACGATGCTCAATATGGCCGGCGTATCGCTGGGCTTTTTGGTGGCATTCAAGATCGGGCAGTTTTACCTCGGTTTCATCCAGGTGATCTGCACGATGCTGCTGTGGTTCTATTCCACGTCCTTCAAGCGCCAGGTGATTATCGGCAACGTGGTAATCTCGCTGCTGACGGCATTGAGCGTGGTGGTGGTAGGATTTTACGAGAAACAGATTTACGAGAGCTTCGAGGCGATTCTTTCACCCGCAGGGCGCAAGCTCATCCAGATCATCGGGATTTACGCGCTGTTCGCGTTCCTGTTGTCGATGATCCGGGAAATCGTGAAGGATATGGAAGACATGATCGGCGATAGCAAGGACGGTTGCCGGACGCTCCCCATCGTGTGGGGCGTGAAGAAGACGAAGCACTTCACCATGGGGCTGATCGTAGCCCTGGAAGTGCTATTGCTCGTGCTTATGGTGGTGACCTTCCTGCGGGAATGGTATGCGGCGGTGGCGTATGTGGGGTTGTTTGTCGTTTTCCCCCTGGCCTGGTTTATCCAGCGCCCGCTGGCGAAGGCTTACCAGCCGGAGCATTACCATTCCATTTCCACCTGGATCAAGATCGTGATGCTGACCGGTATTTTGTCGATGGTGTTCTTTAAAATCATGTAA
- a CDS encoding HAD hydrolase family protein → MNVLEHFSRIRTFVFDVDGVLTDGTVQLLPGGELSRKMSIRDGYALQLAVKKGYRIAIISGGRSESVVTRLNGLGITDVYTGVADKVDRLETYALEHDLQWDQILFMGDDIPDYRAMQLVGLAACPADAAPEIKSISRYISPLAGGAGCARDVIEKVLKLNGDWQLDEGIRAK, encoded by the coding sequence ATGAACGTATTGGAACATTTTTCCCGCATCCGCACTTTTGTATTCGACGTAGATGGCGTGCTCACCGATGGCACCGTACAGCTCCTGCCTGGCGGCGAGCTGAGCCGGAAGATGAGCATCCGCGACGGGTACGCCTTGCAGCTGGCGGTGAAAAAAGGCTATCGCATCGCGATCATTTCCGGTGGCAGGTCGGAAAGCGTGGTGACGCGGCTCAACGGATTGGGTATCACCGACGTATATACGGGCGTGGCCGACAAGGTGGACCGTCTGGAAACTTACGCCCTGGAGCACGACCTGCAATGGGACCAGATCCTGTTTATGGGAGACGATATCCCCGACTACCGCGCCATGCAGCTGGTAGGCCTGGCCGCCTGCCCGGCAGACGCGGCGCCGGAGATCAAATCCATCAGCCGGTATATTTCGCCCCTGGCGGGCGGTGCAGGCTGTGCCCGCGACGTGATAGAGAAAGTGCTGAAGCTCAACGGCGACTGGCAGCTCGACGAAGGCATCCGTGCTAAATAG
- a CDS encoding DUF2520 domain-containing protein, which produces MDIVIIGSGNVAHCFGHFMKLHGHPVKQVISRNRENARLLAETLGAEHSADLFDIHMEADIYLLAVGDEALVQLNNDLRLGRRIVVHTAGAVPLSAISNISANTGVLYPLQSIRKENKSYPEIPLLLEASSDEVQKRLLALAQSISGSISIMNSEQRLQMHLAAVFCNNFTNHLIALAKFYCEQEGRDFSLLAPIIRETFQRLDKFPPEHVQTGPAIRNDARTMALHESLLANYPSMAQIYPLLSESIQQFHK; this is translated from the coding sequence ATGGACATCGTCATTATAGGATCCGGAAACGTAGCGCATTGTTTTGGCCATTTCATGAAACTGCACGGCCACCCCGTAAAGCAAGTCATCAGCCGTAACAGGGAAAACGCCCGCCTGCTGGCGGAAACCCTCGGGGCCGAGCACTCCGCCGACCTGTTCGACATCCACATGGAAGCGGATATTTACCTTTTGGCGGTGGGAGACGAAGCCCTCGTGCAGCTGAACAACGACCTCCGCCTGGGCCGCCGCATCGTGGTGCACACTGCCGGCGCCGTTCCCCTGTCCGCCATTTCCAACATTTCCGCAAATACCGGCGTGCTTTATCCCCTGCAGAGCATCCGGAAAGAAAATAAATCCTATCCCGAAATACCCCTGCTGCTGGAAGCCTCCTCCGACGAAGTGCAGAAGCGCCTCCTGGCCCTGGCCCAAAGCATCAGCGGCAGCATTTCAATCATGAATTCCGAACAGCGGCTGCAGATGCACCTGGCAGCCGTTTTCTGCAACAATTTCACCAACCACCTCATCGCCCTGGCCAAATTCTACTGCGAGCAGGAAGGGCGCGACTTCAGCCTGCTGGCCCCCATCATCAGGGAAACCTTCCAGCGGCTCGACAAGTTTCCGCCCGAACACGTGCAAACCGGCCCGGCGATACGGAACGATGCGCGCACGATGGCCCTTCATGAGTCGCTCCTGGCCAATTACCCGTCTATGGCGCAGATTTATCCGCTCCTGTCCGAAAGCATCCAACAGTTCCACAAATGA